In the Candidatus Saccharibacteria bacterium oral taxon 488 genome, one interval contains:
- a CDS encoding ABC transporter permease, which translates to MRCGISYDNNSQPIHFTSIYLFGVIWYNRGVKHLFGNEKNRAILRAMVSTDFKVRYQNSALGYVWSLLKPLFIFGILYVLFTYAFPQGSRGIEYFGVWLLIGVVLWNFFSEATMVGTRSVVENGQLIRKVAIPRHLLVIASSVSALINLGLGMVVVVIFALLSGLMPTLLWLLLIPIIAQLFLLSIGLSLLLSALYVTFRDIAYIWEILLQAGFYASGIIFAIIYMPAVIQKVAFFNPVTQIIQDARYALMPNNPASQTIWQTFHNPLLWFIPIATTIGLFGLGWWHFQRKQRSFAEDI; encoded by the coding sequence ATGAGGTGCGGCATTTCGTACGATAACAACTCGCAACCGATTCATTTTACAAGTATATATCTTTTTGGTGTAATTTGGTATAATCGGGGGGTGAAACATCTCTTTGGTAATGAAAAAAATCGGGCAATTTTGCGCGCAATGGTTAGTACGGACTTTAAGGTTCGTTATCAAAACTCTGCCCTCGGGTATGTATGGTCGCTTCTGAAGCCACTCTTCATATTTGGTATCTTGTATGTACTTTTTACCTATGCATTCCCGCAAGGTAGCAGGGGGATTGAATATTTTGGTGTCTGGTTATTGATTGGCGTTGTGCTGTGGAACTTTTTCTCCGAGGCAACCATGGTAGGTACTCGTTCGGTGGTAGAAAATGGACAATTAATTCGTAAGGTGGCAATCCCGAGACACCTCCTGGTGATCGCTAGCTCTGTCTCAGCACTAATCAATCTTGGCCTCGGGATGGTTGTGGTGGTAATTTTTGCGCTACTGAGCGGTTTGATGCCAACCTTGTTATGGTTGTTGTTAATCCCAATAATTGCCCAGTTATTTTTGCTATCAATTGGCCTATCTCTGCTACTCTCGGCACTCTACGTAACGTTTCGTGATATCGCGTATATCTGGGAGATTTTGTTGCAGGCTGGGTTCTATGCTAGTGGTATCATCTTTGCCATCATCTATATGCCTGCAGTTATCCAGAAGGTGGCGTTTTTCAACCCAGTCACACAAATTATTCAGGATGCTCGGTACGCATTAATGCCTAATAACCCAGCGTCTCAGACAATTTGGCAGACATTTCACAACCCACTACTATGGTTCATCCCGATTGCGACAACTATCGGGTTATTTGGGCTGGGGTGGTGGCATTTCCAGCGTAAGCAACGTTCATTTGCGGAGGACATTTAG
- a CDS encoding glycosyltransferase family 4 protein: MFHPPIIPNYTKKIYTCKMNRLRVVIVRNAAPHDFGGGERFPVFLAQELRELGHLPVIFSHHMTLCDYAKHERLTYHRSWWWSRQNWSGRRVVLTPLYILWQLLLTLYYIIQFHRYKADVVHLQSKDDFIAGSVAGKLIGAHVIWTDHADLKHVWKQLGVWYKNPTGKLVAWAARFADAITLVSQSECRLVSDNLPLTSPIHRKLTVIYNGVNDQKPTHTPIKSRPFTFCIAGRLVVDKGVSEAIAAFKRLHATHHDTRLILIGDGPDRSRFEKQATGLPVTFRGHQTDPLPEVATTDVYLHPTYHEGFSVSLVEASMLQLPIIATDVGGNPEIIHHNKTGLLVPAKDSTALHHAMEQLYSDPKLRAHLATAARRQYLASFIFHTIVETQFIPLYENGL, encoded by the coding sequence ATGTTTCACCCCCCGATTATACCAAATTACACCAAAAAGATATATACTTGTAAAATGAATCGGTTGCGAGTTGTTATCGTACGAAATGCCGCACCTCATGATTTTGGTGGTGGCGAGCGATTTCCAGTGTTCTTAGCTCAGGAGCTACGAGAGCTGGGCCATTTGCCGGTTATTTTTAGTCACCACATGACACTCTGTGACTACGCTAAGCACGAACGGTTGACTTATCACCGCTCTTGGTGGTGGTCTCGACAAAACTGGAGCGGCCGGCGAGTTGTATTAACACCACTATATATACTCTGGCAGCTGCTACTCACTTTGTATTATATTATCCAATTTCATCGCTACAAAGCTGACGTTGTTCACCTGCAGAGTAAGGATGATTTTATTGCTGGGTCAGTTGCTGGTAAGCTTATCGGTGCCCATGTTATCTGGACTGATCACGCCGACCTCAAACATGTCTGGAAGCAGCTCGGCGTATGGTATAAAAACCCGACTGGTAAGCTGGTTGCTTGGGCGGCACGCTTTGCCGACGCAATTACCCTCGTTAGCCAGAGTGAATGCCGTCTCGTTTCTGATAATCTGCCGTTAACCTCACCAATTCATCGTAAATTAACCGTTATCTATAATGGTGTCAACGACCAGAAACCAACACACACACCCATCAAAAGCCGCCCGTTCACGTTCTGTATCGCCGGTCGCCTAGTTGTTGATAAGGGAGTTAGTGAAGCGATCGCTGCATTCAAACGACTTCACGCTACACATCACGACACGCGCCTCATTCTGATCGGTGACGGACCAGATCGCTCACGGTTTGAAAAACAGGCCACGGGATTACCGGTCACCTTTCGTGGCCACCAAACAGACCCCCTCCCTGAAGTTGCCACCACTGACGTATATCTTCATCCAACGTACCACGAGGGGTTTAGTGTTTCACTTGTTGAAGCCAGCATGCTCCAATTACCAATTATCGCCACTGACGTTGGTGGCAATCCGGAGATTATTCATCATAATAAGACCGGCCTCCTCGTCCCCGCTAAAGATTCGACAGCACTGCATCACGCCATGGAGCAGCTATATTCTGACCCCAAGCTTCGCGCACATCTAGCCACCGCTGCCCGCCGTCAATATCTCGCCTCGTTTATTTTTCATACCATCGTTGAAACACAATTTATTCCTTTATACGAAAACGGTTTATAA
- a CDS encoding glycosyltransferase family 4 protein: MKIRVETAALTAPNISGVGHYTRMLTNSLALYSPPGTEVSVFYFNFLSKHQDPMLDGSVKHEKHTLMPQRLFAKLQSYGLPLPYDLFSSPVDVAIFPNFDRWTTSKVTITAVVIHDLGYLYFPETIERRNLAHLRRRVAHATRVADLIITVSESVKSEIIAEYGVPASKIIVTPIPADPIYSQPGAIDVATKYNLPTKRYIFSIGNLEPRKDLPTMIAAFRALPEKIRKQYSLVLAGGKGWKTETTERTIAEAQAAGEHIIRPGYIPQEDVPAFYQQADLFCMSSIYEGFGMPIVEALTSGTPVVASDIPVLREAGGNAVLYAQPKNPDDFMKKMLSIIADPQKARLDMKTEVQAHLNTISWQNNTDRLIAAFKEAIAAKKHRTN; the protein is encoded by the coding sequence ATGAAGATTCGTGTTGAAACCGCTGCCCTCACCGCCCCTAATATATCCGGGGTTGGTCATTACACCCGTATGTTAACCAATAGTTTAGCCCTTTATTCACCGCCAGGAACTGAGGTTTCAGTGTTTTATTTCAATTTTCTGAGCAAACATCAAGATCCTATGTTAGACGGCTCAGTTAAGCATGAAAAACACACGCTCATGCCGCAGCGCCTATTTGCTAAACTCCAAAGCTACGGCCTGCCATTGCCGTATGACCTTTTCTCTTCACCTGTTGATGTCGCGATTTTTCCGAATTTCGACCGCTGGACAACCAGTAAAGTAACTATCACTGCCGTCGTTATTCACGACCTTGGCTATCTTTATTTTCCTGAGACGATTGAACGGCGCAATTTAGCCCATTTACGCCGCCGTGTCGCCCATGCAACCCGAGTAGCCGACCTCATCATTACCGTCTCGGAGTCAGTCAAATCAGAAATTATCGCCGAATACGGCGTACCTGCTTCAAAAATTATCGTCACGCCAATACCAGCTGACCCAATTTATTCTCAACCGGGTGCAATCGACGTCGCCACCAAATACAACTTACCAACCAAGCGGTATATCTTTTCAATCGGCAATCTCGAACCGCGCAAGGATTTACCGACAATGATTGCTGCTTTTCGGGCCCTGCCAGAAAAAATCCGCAAACAATATTCGTTAGTGTTGGCTGGCGGTAAGGGCTGGAAGACCGAAACTACTGAACGTACCATCGCTGAAGCCCAGGCTGCAGGTGAACATATTATCCGTCCGGGCTACATCCCCCAAGAAGACGTACCTGCATTTTATCAGCAAGCAGACCTTTTTTGCATGAGCTCCATTTACGAAGGATTCGGCATGCCGATTGTTGAGGCGCTGACTAGCGGTACACCGGTTGTTGCCTCCGATATTCCTGTGCTCCGCGAGGCTGGTGGAAATGCGGTTCTTTACGCTCAGCCTAAAAATCCCGATGACTTCATGAAAAAAATGCTCTCTATCATCGCTGACCCGCAAAAAGCACGCCTTGATATGAAAACTGAGGTTCAGGCTCATCTCAATACTATTTCCTGGCAGAATAATACCGATCGCCTCATCGCTGCTTTCAAGGAGGCCATTGCCGCTAAAAAACATCGCACCAACTAG
- a CDS encoding GtrA family protein — MGTINTAIDFSVLFMLTWFISTPKELANIISTTIAFSFSFVANRSFTFRSRTGNIRRQLLLFTLVTLFGLWVIQTIIIALLAPIFIGFNLSQPVALFASKLIATVASLIWNYLLYTNVVFKD; from the coding sequence ATCGGCACCATCAACACCGCCATTGATTTTAGTGTGTTGTTTATGTTGACCTGGTTTATCAGCACGCCGAAAGAATTAGCCAATATTATCTCGACAACCATCGCCTTTAGTTTCAGCTTCGTCGCCAATCGATCATTCACCTTTCGCTCACGCACCGGCAATATTCGCCGTCAGCTACTCCTCTTTACCCTCGTCACTCTGTTTGGTCTCTGGGTAATTCAGACTATCATTATTGCGCTACTCGCGCCAATTTTCATTGGCTTTAACCTCAGTCAGCCGGTAGCACTATTCGCCAGTAAGCTCATCGCCACCGTCGCCAGCCTCATCTGGAACTACCTGCTCTATACCAACGTTGTCTTCAAAGATTAA
- a CDS encoding KH domain-containing protein, protein MDQIATIEFVKKYLEDFLAFFDLNLDVDVSVEDDVIKAVVPSSERNSLLIGRNAETLRSLQTVVSAILRNRQAALVRVNVDIADYKKQHAEKIADKARGWIEEVRRTGETKIIELNSADRWVVHHVASDYSDIETHSEGEGRARHLVISQKSS, encoded by the coding sequence ATGGATCAAATCGCGACCATTGAATTTGTCAAGAAATACCTAGAGGATTTTTTGGCGTTCTTTGATCTCAATCTGGATGTTGATGTTAGCGTTGAAGACGATGTTATCAAGGCCGTTGTGCCATCGAGTGAGCGCAATAGCTTGCTGATTGGGCGGAATGCTGAGACGTTACGGAGTCTACAGACGGTGGTGTCAGCGATTTTGCGCAACCGTCAGGCGGCGCTGGTGCGAGTGAATGTTGATATCGCTGATTATAAGAAGCAGCATGCCGAAAAGATTGCTGACAAGGCGCGCGGCTGGATCGAAGAAGTGCGGCGGACGGGCGAGACGAAAATTATTGAACTAAATTCGGCCGATCGCTGGGTGGTGCATCACGTGGCGAGCGACTATAGCGATATTGAGACCCACTCTGAGGGCGAGGGCCGTGCACGGCACTTAGTAATCTCGCAGAAGAGCTCTTAA
- a CDS encoding YidC/Oxa1 family membrane protein insertase, which yields MNMFDVVIVQPIFNLLMAIYALIPGGDFGVSVVLFTIIVRLLLWPLVKKQLHQAKAMRKIQPELAKLNKKYKSNPQMRAMAMMDVYKKHNIKPMSSILVLLIQLPVLIAIYRVVQIFVLQRSELAKYTYDVMEQWGPVKHLIANPDHFNQNFLGLMDLTKQALSSNGVSIGLLILALVAAVLQYLLSKQMSPSSDSKKRLRDVLMEAGEGKNADQTEVNAIVTRKMMKVMPVFMFLIMISLPGALALYMATSNIAAYIQNAIILKQDGTEMQQIAGEKRASKSTSKSATTSVKKSKAASQRAATATEANITRIKAKD from the coding sequence ATGAATATGTTTGATGTGGTTATTGTGCAGCCAATTTTTAACTTGCTGATGGCGATTTACGCGCTGATCCCGGGCGGCGATTTTGGAGTTAGCGTTGTACTATTTACAATAATTGTGCGGTTACTCTTGTGGCCACTAGTTAAGAAGCAACTCCACCAGGCTAAAGCGATGCGCAAGATACAGCCCGAGCTTGCCAAGCTGAACAAAAAATATAAGAGCAATCCACAGATGCGGGCGATGGCGATGATGGATGTGTATAAAAAGCATAACATCAAGCCGATGAGCTCTATCCTAGTACTCCTTATCCAGCTGCCAGTACTGATCGCGATTTACCGCGTGGTGCAGATATTCGTATTGCAGCGCTCAGAGCTCGCCAAGTACACCTACGACGTAATGGAGCAGTGGGGACCGGTCAAGCACTTGATCGCTAATCCGGATCACTTTAACCAGAATTTCTTGGGGCTGATGGACTTGACGAAGCAGGCGTTATCATCAAATGGCGTATCAATCGGGCTGCTCATCCTCGCCCTGGTGGCAGCTGTTTTGCAGTATTTATTATCAAAGCAGATGTCGCCAAGTTCGGATAGCAAGAAGCGACTGCGCGATGTGCTGATGGAAGCGGGCGAGGGTAAGAACGCCGATCAAACCGAAGTTAACGCCATCGTCACGCGCAAAATGATGAAGGTTATGCCGGTGTTTATGTTCCTTATTATGATCAGTCTGCCGGGGGCGCTGGCGCTCTACATGGCAACCTCAAATATCGCTGCTTATATCCAAAACGCCATTATTCTCAAGCAAGACGGGACAGAAATGCAGCAAATTGCCGGCGAAAAGCGAGCGTCGAAATCTACGAGTAAGTCAGCGACAACGTCAGTGAAAAAATCAAAAGCCGCTTCGCAACGAGCAGCCACAGCGACTGAGGCGAACATTACGCGGATAAAGGCGAAGGATTAA
- the rnpA gene encoding ribonuclease P protein component, which translates to MLRHVNRFHGHGSLRYVYMRGQAIRSSQLTMKYIANPRRRHGRFSVVISKKVLKSAVKRNRVRRRIYEIVRLELPHIRGGFDVVIMVFSPEVLLMPHDDLRTAVKQLFSQAGLYK; encoded by the coding sequence ATGTTACGTCACGTCAACCGATTTCATGGTCATGGTAGCCTGCGCTACGTCTATATGCGCGGGCAGGCAATTCGCTCGTCGCAGCTCACCATGAAATATATTGCCAATCCACGCCGCCGTCATGGCCGCTTTTCGGTAGTGATTAGCAAAAAGGTGCTCAAGTCTGCCGTTAAGCGCAATCGTGTTCGCCGCCGAATTTACGAAATTGTCCGACTAGAATTGCCACATATTCGGGGCGGGTTTGATGTTGTCATTATGGTGTTTTCGCCGGAGGTGCTACTGATGCCGCATGACGATTTAAGAACGGCAGTAAAACAACTCTTTTCGCAAGCCGGGCTGTATAAATAG